A stretch of Helicobacter pylori oki112 DNA encodes these proteins:
- a CDS encoding TIGR00645 family protein: protein MLEKLIERVLFATRWLLAPLCIAMSLVLVVLGYAFMKELWHMLSHLNTISETDLVLSALGLVDLLFMAGLVLMVLLASYESFVSKLDKVDASEITWLKHTDFNALKLKVSLSIVAISAIFLLKRYMSLEDVLSSIPKDTPLSHNPIFWQVVIHLVFVCSALLAAVTNNIAFSQNKAH, encoded by the coding sequence ATGTTGGAAAAATTGATTGAAAGAGTGTTGTTTGCCACTCGTTGGTTGCTAGCCCCTTTATGCATTGCCATGTCGTTAGTGCTGGTGGTTTTAGGCTATGCGTTCATGAAAGAGTTGTGGCACATGCTAAGCCATTTAAACACGATCAGCGAAACGGATTTGGTTTTATCAGCCTTAGGATTAGTGGATTTGTTGTTTATGGCCGGGCTTGTTTTAATGGTGTTGCTCGCCAGTTATGAAAGCTTTGTTTCCAAATTAGACAAGGTAGATGCCAGTGAAATCACTTGGCTAAAGCACACGGATTTTAACGCTTTAAAATTAAAGGTTTCACTCTCCATTGTAGCGATTTCGGCGATTTTCTTGCTCAAACGCTACATGAGTTTAGAAGACGTTCTATCCAGTATCCCTAAGGACACGCCCTTATCGCATAACCCCATTTTTTGGCAAGTGGTGATCCATTTGGTGTTTGTGTGTTCAGCACTTTTAGCCGCTGTTACCAATAACATCGCTTTTTCGCAAAATAAAGCGCATTAA
- the clsC gene encoding cardiolipin synthase ClsC has product MKIFLVLLSVFFFNGCFGLVYKTPISSPPISYDPYTTAIGSLYAKKLKENPNHSAAILLEDGFDALLHRVGLIRMSQKSIDMQTYIYKNDLSSQVIAKELLNAANRGVKVRILLDDNGVYSDFSDIMLLNFHKNIEVKIFNPYYIRNKGLRYFEMLADYERIKKRMHNKLFIVDNFAVIIGGRNIGDNYFDNDLDTNFLDLDALFFGGVASKAKESFERYWRFHRSIPVSLLRTHKRLKNNAKEIAKLHEKIPISAEDKNHFEKKVNDFIEHFQKYQYPIYYGNAIFLADSPKKIDTPLYSPIKIAFEKALKNAKDSVFIASSYFIPGKKMMKIFKNQISKGIELNILTNSLSSTDAIVVYGAWERYRNQLVRMGANVYEIRNDFFNRQIKGRFSTKHSLHGKTIVFDDNLTLLGSFNIDPRSAYINTESAVLFDNPSFAKRVRLSLKDHAQQAWHLVVYRHRVIWEAVEEGILIHEKTSPDTSFFLRLIKEWSKVLPEREL; this is encoded by the coding sequence TTGAAAATCTTTTTAGTCCTTTTAAGCGTCTTTTTTTTTAATGGGTGCTTTGGGTTAGTCTATAAGACTCCCATTTCAAGCCCCCCTATCTCTTATGATCCCTACACTACCGCTATTGGGAGCTTGTATGCCAAAAAATTAAAAGAAAACCCTAACCATAGCGCGGCCATTCTTTTAGAAGACGGCTTTGACGCTTTGTTACATAGAGTGGGACTTATCAGAATGAGCCAAAAAAGCATTGACATGCAAACTTATATCTATAAGAACGATCTCTCTTCTCAAGTGATCGCTAAAGAACTTTTAAATGCGGCCAATCGTGGGGTAAAAGTGCGCATCCTTTTAGACGATAACGGAGTGTATTCCGATTTTTCAGATATTATGCTCTTAAATTTCCATAAAAACATTGAAGTGAAAATTTTTAACCCCTACTATATCCGCAATAAAGGCTTGCGTTATTTTGAAATGCTTGCGGATTATGAGCGCATTAAAAAACGCATGCACAACAAGCTTTTCATCGTGGATAATTTCGCTGTCATTATAGGGGGGCGCAATATTGGGGATAATTATTTTGATAACGATTTAGACACGAATTTTTTAGATTTAGACGCTTTGTTTTTTGGGGGGGTTGCTTCAAAAGCCAAAGAAAGCTTTGAACGCTATTGGAGGTTCCACCGCTCTATCCCTGTTTCATTACTAAGAACCCATAAAAGACTCAAAAACAACGCTAAAGAAATCGCTAAACTCCATGAAAAAATCCCTATCAGCGCTGAAGACAAAAACCATTTTGAAAAAAAAGTCAATGATTTTATAGAACACTTCCAAAAATACCAATACCCCATTTATTATGGGAATGCCATTTTTTTAGCCGATTCACCCAAAAAAATTGACACGCCCTTGTATTCGCCTATTAAAATCGCTTTTGAAAAAGCCCTTAAAAACGCTAAAGACTCCGTTTTTATCGCTTCATCGTATTTTATTCCAGGCAAAAAGATGATGAAAATCTTTAAAAATCAAATTTCTAAGGGGATTGAATTGAATATTCTTACCAATTCCCTTTCATCTACTGATGCAATAGTGGTCTATGGGGCATGGGAAAGGTATCGCAACCAATTAGTGCGAATGGGCGCGAATGTCTATGAAATACGAAACGATTTTTTTAACCGCCAGATTAAAGGGCGCTTTAGCACCAAACATTCCTTACACGGCAAAACGATTGTTTTTGATGACAATTTAACGCTTCTAGGGAGTTTTAATATTGATCCGCGCTCTGCATACATCAACACTGAAAGCGCGGTTTTGTTTGACAACCCGTCTTTTGCCAAAAGGGTGCGTTTGTCGCTTAAAGATCATGCCCAACAAGCATGGCATTTGGTGGTGTATCGGCATAGAGTGATTTGGGAAGCGGTGGAAGAAGGCATTTTAATCCATGAAAAAACTTCGCCTGACACTTCCTTCTTTTTGCGCTTGATTAAAGAATGGTCTAAAGTCCTTCCTGAAAGAGAGCTTTAA
- a CDS encoding fumarate reductase iron-sulfur subunit — protein sequence MSDNERTIVVRVLKFDPQSAVSKPHFKEYQLKETPSMTLFIALNLIREHQDPDLSFDFVCRAGICGSCAMMVNGRPRLACKTLTSSFESGVITLMPMPSFTLIKDLSVNTGDWFGDMTKRVESWAHSKEEVDITKPEKRIEPDEAQEVFELDRCIECGCCIASCGTKLMRPNFIGAAGMNRAMRFMIDSHDERSDDDFYELVGDDDGIFGCMSLIACHDTCPKELPLQSSIATLRNRMLKVGKSR from the coding sequence ATGAGTGATAATGAACGAACGATTGTAGTTAGAGTGTTAAAATTTGACCCTCAAAGCGCGGTGAGTAAGCCGCATTTTAAAGAGTATCAATTGAAAGAAACGCCATCCATGACGCTCTTTATCGCTTTAAATCTCATTAGAGAGCATCAAGATCCAGATTTGAGCTTTGATTTTGTGTGCCGCGCTGGGATTTGCGGCTCTTGCGCGATGATGGTTAATGGGAGACCGAGACTGGCTTGTAAAACCCTAACTTCTAGCTTTGAAAGCGGGGTGATCACGCTCATGCCCATGCCCAGTTTTACGCTCATTAAGGATTTGAGTGTGAATACAGGCGATTGGTTTGGCGATATGACTAAAAGGGTGGAGAGCTGGGCGCATTCTAAAGAAGAAGTGGATATTACTAAGCCAGAAAAAAGGATTGAACCTGATGAAGCCCAAGAAGTCTTTGAACTAGACAGGTGTATTGAATGCGGGTGCTGTATCGCTTCTTGTGGGACTAAGCTCATGCGCCCTAATTTCATTGGAGCTGCTGGCATGAACAGAGCCATGCGTTTTATGATTGACAGCCACGATGAAAGAAGCGATGACGATTTTTATGAATTAGTGGGCGATGATGATGGTATTTTTGGGTGCATGAGCTTGATCGCTTGCCATGACACTTGCCCTAAAGAATTACCCTTGCAAAGCAGTATCGCTACTTTGCGTAATAGGATGTTGAAAGTGGGTAAAAGCCGCTAA
- a CDS encoding fumarate reductase flavoprotein subunit has translation MKITYCDALIIGGGLAGLRASIACKQKGLNTIVLSLVPVRRSHSAAAQGGMQASLANAKKSEGDNEDLHFLDTVKGSDWGCDQQVARMFVTTAPKAIRELASWGVPWTRIKKGDRPAVVNSEHIIITERDDRHGYILSRDFGGTKKWRTCFTADATGHTMLYAVANEALHHKVDIQDRKDMLAFIHHDNKCYGAVVRDLITGEISAYVSKGTLLATGGYGRVYKHTTNAVICDGAGAASALETGVAKLGNMEAVQFHPTALVPSGILMTEGCRGDGGVLRDKFGRRFMPAYEPEKKELASRDVVSRRILEHIQKGYGAKSPYGDHVWLDIAILGRNHVEKNLRDVRDIAMTFAGIDPADSEEQTKDNMQGMPANEPEYGQAMAKQKGWIPIKPMQHYSMGGVRTNPKGETHLKGLFCAGEAACWDLHGFNRLGGNSVSEAVVAGMIIGDYFASHCLEAQIEINTQKVEAFIKESQDYMHFLLHNEGKEDVYEIREHMKEVMDEKVGVFREGKKLEEALKELQELYARSKNICVKNKVLHNNPELEDAYRTKKMLKLALCITQGALLRTESRGAHTRIDYPKRDDEKWLNRTLASWPSAEQDMPTIEYEELDVMKMEISPDFRGYGKKGNFIPHPKKEERDAEILKTILELEKLGKDRIEVQHALMPFELQEKYKARNMRLEDEEVRARGEHLYSFNVHDLLDQHNANLKGEHHE, from the coding sequence ATGAAAATAACATATTGTGATGCGCTAATTATTGGAGGCGGATTGGCCGGGTTAAGGGCTAGTATCGCATGCAAACAAAAGGGTTTAAACACCATCGTTTTAAGCCTAGTGCCTGTCAGGCGTTCACACTCTGCAGCCGCTCAAGGGGGCATGCAAGCGAGCCTTGCGAACGCTAAAAAAAGCGAGGGCGATAATGAAGATTTGCACTTTTTAGACACGGTTAAGGGGAGCGATTGGGGGTGTGATCAGCAAGTGGCTAGAATGTTTGTAACCACTGCCCCTAAAGCCATTAGGGAATTGGCCAGTTGGGGGGTGCCTTGGACTAGGATTAAAAAGGGCGATAGGCCTGCGGTCGTCAATAGTGAGCATATTATCATTACCGAAAGAGACGACAGGCATGGTTATATTCTAAGCCGTGATTTTGGCGGCACTAAAAAATGGCGCACATGCTTTACGGCTGATGCTACAGGGCATACCATGCTTTATGCGGTCGCTAACGAAGCCTTACACCACAAAGTGGATATTCAAGACAGAAAGGACATGCTCGCTTTCATCCATCATGACAATAAATGCTATGGGGCGGTGGTAAGGGATTTGATCACAGGCGAAATTTCAGCGTATGTTTCTAAGGGCACGCTTTTAGCTACCGGAGGTTATGGGCGCGTGTATAAACACACCACTAACGCCGTGATTTGCGACGGAGCCGGGGCGGCGAGTGCGTTAGAAACCGGCGTGGCTAAATTAGGCAACATGGAAGCGGTGCAATTCCACCCTACCGCTTTAGTGCCAAGCGGGATTTTAATGACCGAAGGTTGCAGGGGCGATGGTGGCGTTTTAAGAGACAAGTTTGGCAGACGCTTCATGCCCGCTTATGAGCCGGAGAAAAAAGAGCTTGCGAGTAGGGATGTGGTTTCAAGGCGGATTTTAGAGCATATCCAAAAAGGCTATGGAGCCAAATCGCCCTATGGGGATCATGTGTGGTTGGATATTGCTATTTTAGGGCGTAACCATGTGGAAAAAAACTTAAGGGATGTGCGCGATATTGCCATGACTTTTGCCGGCATTGATCCGGCCGATAGCGAAGAGCAAACCAAAGACAACATGCAAGGAATGCCCGCAAATGAGCCTGAATACGGGCAAGCGATGGCTAAGCAAAAAGGCTGGATCCCCATAAAGCCCATGCAACACTATTCTATGGGTGGGGTTAGGACAAACCCTAAAGGCGAAACCCATTTAAAAGGCTTGTTTTGCGCGGGCGAAGCGGCATGCTGGGATTTGCATGGGTTTAACCGCTTGGGGGGAAATTCTGTGAGTGAAGCGGTGGTCGCTGGCATGATCATAGGGGATTATTTTGCCTCGCATTGTTTGGAAGCGCAAATTGAAATCAACACGCAAAAGGTTGAAGCCTTCATTAAAGAAAGCCAGGATTATATGCATTTTTTATTGCATAATGAAGGCAAAGAAGATGTGTATGAGATTAGAGAGCACATGAAAGAAGTCATGGATGAAAAAGTGGGCGTTTTTAGAGAAGGCAAAAAATTAGAAGAAGCCCTTAAAGAATTGCAAGAGCTTTATGCGCGCTCCAAAAACATTTGCGTGAAAAACAAGGTTTTGCACAATAACCCTGAATTAGAAGACGCTTACCGCACCAAAAAAATGCTCAAACTCGCACTTTGCATCACCCAAGGAGCGTTACTGCGCACTGAAAGCAGAGGGGCTCACACAAGGATTGACTACCCTAAAAGAGACGATGAAAAATGGCTTAATCGGACTTTAGCGAGCTGGCCTAGCGCTGAGCAAGACATGCCCACGATTGAATACGAAGAATTAGATGTGATGAAAATGGAAATCAGCCCTGATTTTAGGGGCTATGGCAAAAAGGGCAATTTCATTCCTCACCCCAAAAAAGAAGAGCGCGACGCTGAGATTTTGAAAACGATTTTAGAATTAGAAAAGCTTGGGAAAGACAGGATAGAAGTCCAACATGCGCTCATGCCTTTTGAATTGCAAGAAAAATACAAGGCTAGGAACATGCGTTTAGAAGATGAAGAAGTCAGGGCTAGGGGGGAACATTTGTATTCTTTCAATGTCCATGATTTATTAGACCAACACAACGCTAACCTAAAAGGAGAACACCATGAGTGA
- a CDS encoding fumarate reductase cytochrome b subunit — protein MQQEEIIEGYYGANKGLKKSGIYAKLDFLQSTTGLILALFMIAHMFLVSSILISDEAMYKVAKFFEGSLFLKAGEPAIVSVVAAGVILILVAHAFLALRKFPINYRQYKVFKTHKHLMKHGDTSLWFIQALTGFAMFFLASIHLFVMLTEPESIGPHGSSYRFVTQNFWLLYIFLLFAVELHGSIGLYRLAIKWGWFKNASIQGLRKVKWAMSVFFIVLGLCTYGAYIKKGLENKDNGIKTMQEAIEADGKFHKE, from the coding sequence ATGCAACAAGAAGAGATTATAGAGGGTTATTATGGCGCTAACAAAGGGCTTAAAAAGAGCGGTATTTATGCTAAGCTGGATTTTTTACAGAGCACTACGGGCTTGATTTTAGCGCTCTTTATGATAGCGCACATGTTTTTGGTCTCAAGTATCTTGATTAGCGATGAAGCCATGTATAAAGTGGCGAAATTTTTTGAAGGGAGCTTGTTTTTAAAAGCGGGCGAGCCGGCTATTGTGAGCGTGGTTGCAGCAGGAGTTATTCTTATTTTAGTCGCACATGCTTTTTTGGCGTTAAGGAAATTCCCTATCAATTACAGGCAATACAAGGTTTTTAAAACCCATAAGCATTTGATGAAACATGGCGATACGAGTTTGTGGTTTATTCAAGCCTTAACCGGGTTTGCGATGTTTTTCTTAGCGAGTATCCACTTGTTTGTCATGCTCACAGAGCCTGAAAGTATTGGGCCTCATGGCTCAAGCTATCGTTTTGTAACGCAAAACTTTTGGCTTTTGTATATTTTCTTATTGTTTGCCGTAGAATTGCATGGCTCTATCGGGTTGTATCGTTTAGCGATTAAATGGGGGTGGTTTAAGAATGCGAGCATTCAAGGCTTGAGAAAAGTCAAATGGGCGATGAGCGTGTTTTTTATTGTTTTAGGGCTTTGCACCTATGGGGCTTACATTAAAAAAGGTTTAGAAAATAAGGACAATGGCATTAAAACCATGCAAGAAGCCATAGAAGCTGATGGGAAATTCCACAAAGAATAA